The following are from one region of the Nocardia terpenica genome:
- a CDS encoding VOC family protein: protein MSEETATTSSTRTSTPIWPTFVYRDAAAAIDFLIRAFGFTELARYTDGDVIAHAELAWPGGGGIMLGQQRPDMALHDHPAGTGSTYIVVDDPDGLYHRAKSAGATITREPVDQDYGSREFTCRDPEGAYWTFGTYAGATGEK, encoded by the coding sequence ATGAGCGAAGAAACCGCAACCACCAGTTCCACCCGCACCTCGACGCCGATCTGGCCCACCTTCGTCTACCGCGACGCCGCGGCCGCGATCGACTTCCTGATCCGCGCCTTCGGTTTCACCGAACTGGCCCGCTACACCGACGGCGACGTCATCGCGCACGCCGAACTCGCCTGGCCGGGCGGCGGCGGCATCATGCTCGGCCAGCAGCGCCCCGACATGGCCCTGCACGACCACCCCGCCGGAACCGGCTCGACCTACATCGTCGTAGACGACCCCGACGGCCTCTACCACCGCGCCAAATCCGCAGGCGCCACCATCACCCGCGAACCCGTAGACCAGGACTACGGCTCCCGAGAATTCACCTGCCGCGACCCCGAAGGCGCCTACTGGACCTTCGGCACCTACGCGGGCGCCACCGGGGAGAAGTGA
- a CDS encoding glutathione S-transferase family protein produces MSTASESGTYVEPGEFKRDTTYITTRITADGRDGYPVEPGRYRLIAARACPWANRTLIVRRLLGLEDVLPLGLCGPTHDKRSWTFDLDPGGVDPVLGIAFLRDAYLKRFPGYPRGITVPALVEVATGQVVTNDFAQMTLDFATEWTRLHRPGAPRLYPEPLRAEIDAVNRRVYTEVNNGVYRCGFAGSQDAYDAAYDRLFTALDWLSDRLATRRYLVGDTITEADVRLFTTLVRFDPVYHGHFKCNRSKLTELPVLWAYARDLFQTPGFGDTVDFTQIKQHYYMVHADINPTRIVPKGPDLSPWLTPHGRESLPGTPFGEGTPPPPPKETERVPAKSTPGK; encoded by the coding sequence GTGAGCACGGCGTCCGAGAGCGGCACCTATGTGGAGCCCGGCGAGTTCAAGCGCGATACCACCTACATCACCACCCGGATCACCGCCGACGGGCGCGACGGATATCCGGTCGAGCCGGGGCGCTACCGGCTGATCGCGGCCCGGGCCTGCCCGTGGGCCAATCGCACCCTCATCGTGCGGCGGCTGCTCGGGCTTGAGGATGTGTTGCCGCTGGGGCTGTGCGGGCCGACGCACGACAAGCGCAGCTGGACATTCGATCTGGATCCGGGCGGGGTGGATCCGGTGCTGGGCATCGCGTTCCTGCGGGACGCGTATCTGAAGCGGTTCCCCGGCTATCCGCGCGGGATCACGGTCCCGGCCCTGGTGGAGGTGGCGACCGGGCAGGTGGTCACCAACGACTTCGCGCAGATGACACTCGATTTCGCCACCGAATGGACGCGATTGCACCGGCCGGGCGCGCCGCGGCTGTATCCGGAGCCGCTACGCGCGGAGATCGACGCGGTGAACCGCCGGGTGTACACCGAGGTCAACAATGGCGTGTACCGCTGCGGTTTCGCGGGCAGCCAGGATGCCTACGACGCCGCCTACGACCGGTTGTTCACCGCGCTGGACTGGTTGTCCGACCGCCTGGCCACGCGGCGCTACCTGGTGGGCGACACCATCACCGAGGCGGACGTCCGGCTGTTCACCACGCTGGTCCGCTTCGACCCGGTGTACCACGGCCACTTCAAATGCAACCGCAGCAAACTCACCGAGCTCCCCGTCCTGTGGGCCTACGCCCGCGACCTCTTCCAAACCCCCGGCTTCGGCGACACGGTCGACTTCACCCAGATCAAACAGCACTACTACATGGTCCACGCCGACATAAACCCCACCCGCATAGTCCCCAAGGGCCCCGACCTCTCCCCCTGGCTAACCCCCCACGGCCGAGAATCCCTCCCCGGCACCCCCTTCGGCGAAGGCACCCCTCCCCCGCCGCCAAAGGAAACCGAACGGGTCCCGGCCAAAAGCACGCCGGGAAAATAG
- a CDS encoding enoyl-CoA hydratase/isomerase family protein: MSDAKPTRLERTSTEKGAELAVLTLDNPPLNLFDKALLESLAADIAELTAAPPRAVLLRAEGKVVSGGVDVHVFDGLSVAEGAQLWRTLFERIIHPLEALPCPVVFAAHGLTLTAAFEIALACDILLAGPKAKFGLVETVVGLTPSMGGPQRLAERAGSGRAREFVMTGDLYGAATLAEWGVVNAVHDDVDEAARALVARLADGPTRAHAATKQIIAAWRSGGVAHADSVTPEVSGELFGTEDLRGAVRSFLDVGPGKATYTGR; the protein is encoded by the coding sequence ATGAGCGATGCGAAACCCACCCGCCTGGAACGCACCAGCACCGAGAAGGGCGCCGAACTGGCGGTCCTCACCCTCGACAATCCACCCCTGAACCTGTTCGACAAGGCGCTGCTCGAGTCGCTCGCCGCCGACATCGCCGAGCTCACCGCCGCCCCGCCGCGCGCGGTGCTGCTGCGGGCCGAGGGCAAGGTGGTGTCCGGCGGCGTGGACGTGCACGTCTTCGACGGCCTGTCGGTGGCCGAGGGCGCGCAGCTGTGGCGCACCCTGTTCGAGCGGATCATCCACCCCCTCGAGGCGCTGCCGTGCCCGGTGGTGTTCGCCGCGCACGGCCTGACCCTGACCGCCGCCTTCGAGATCGCCCTCGCCTGCGACATCCTGCTGGCCGGACCGAAGGCGAAGTTCGGCCTGGTGGAGACCGTGGTCGGGCTGACCCCGTCGATGGGCGGCCCGCAGCGGCTGGCCGAGCGCGCCGGGTCGGGCCGCGCCCGCGAGTTCGTCATGACCGGCGATCTCTACGGCGCGGCCACCCTCGCCGAGTGGGGCGTGGTCAACGCGGTGCACGACGATGTCGACGAGGCGGCCCGGGCGCTGGTCGCGCGGCTGGCCGACGGCCCGACCCGGGCGCACGCGGCGACCAAGCAGATCATCGCGGCCTGGCGGTCCGGCGGTGTGGCACATGCGGATTCGGTGACCCCGGAGGTCTCCGGCGAGCTGTTCGGCACCGAGGATCTGCGCGGCGCGGTGCGCAGCTTCCTCGACGTGGGGCCGGGGAAGGCGACCTACACCGGCCGGTGA
- a CDS encoding class I adenylate-forming enzyme family protein, with the protein MAQLLVEYPLPRNPWCANPVARGADGVLRYGNLNPALTELLDTQVHAFATREAVVEIGGPRLTYRELWHTASRIAGGLQEHGIGYGDRVAVRMPVGARWVQAFLGALLSGAVPVLVHDRLPEAVAAQVLIDSAADFVLDGDGLPDGAAFIDDGASLSELALLCYTSGGVGPGDSARPKGVELTNENLLSAIRSMVGALDLPTDGLRNLVLPPLAHASGCVDQLLPTFAVGGTVVLAPDPAVVAETIVAERIDMVSATPRIFAGLLPALAGLRAEGVRQVCSAGHRAELAAADPGTAEVVHTALREVFPLARQWSVWGATETSGIGLALPANADRPARDLLGFPFGGTELALWGPHAAAGRGELLCRGPNVTHRYWNDPQTTESRFTGTWFRTGNHVSIDTDGLVHRAD; encoded by the coding sequence ATGGCGCAGCTGCTCGTCGAATATCCACTGCCGCGAAATCCGTGGTGCGCCAACCCGGTCGCCCGCGGCGCCGACGGCGTGCTGCGCTACGGCAATCTCAACCCGGCGCTCACCGAACTGCTGGACACGCAGGTGCACGCCTTCGCCACCCGTGAGGCCGTGGTCGAGATCGGCGGGCCGCGACTGACCTACCGGGAGCTGTGGCACACCGCCTCGCGCATCGCGGGCGGACTCCAGGAGCACGGCATCGGTTACGGCGACCGGGTCGCGGTGCGGATGCCGGTCGGGGCGCGCTGGGTGCAGGCGTTCCTCGGCGCGCTGCTGTCCGGCGCGGTCCCGGTGCTGGTGCACGACCGACTACCCGAAGCCGTTGCGGCGCAGGTCCTCATCGACAGCGCCGCGGATTTCGTGCTGGACGGCGACGGGCTGCCCGACGGGGCGGCGTTCATCGACGACGGCGCCTCGCTGAGCGAACTGGCCCTGCTCTGCTACACCAGCGGCGGTGTGGGACCGGGGGATTCGGCCCGCCCCAAGGGGGTGGAGCTGACCAACGAGAATCTGCTGTCCGCGATCCGCTCCATGGTCGGCGCGCTCGATCTGCCCACCGACGGGCTGCGCAACCTGGTGCTGCCGCCGCTCGCGCACGCCAGCGGCTGCGTCGATCAGCTGCTGCCGACCTTCGCTGTCGGCGGCACCGTGGTGCTCGCCCCCGATCCGGCGGTGGTCGCGGAAACCATTGTGGCCGAACGGATCGACATGGTGTCGGCGACGCCACGCATCTTCGCCGGTCTGCTGCCCGCGCTGGCCGGTCTGCGCGCCGAGGGCGTGCGGCAGGTGTGCAGCGCCGGGCACCGCGCCGAACTCGCCGCCGCCGACCCCGGCACCGCCGAGGTCGTGCACACGGCCCTGCGCGAGGTCTTCCCGCTGGCGCGCCAGTGGTCGGTGTGGGGCGCCACCGAAACCAGCGGCATCGGCCTGGCCCTGCCCGCGAATGCCGACCGGCCCGCCCGCGACCTGCTCGGATTCCCCTTCGGCGGAACCGAATTGGCCCTGTGGGGCCCGCACGCCGCCGCCGGCCGCGGCGAACTCCTCTGCCGCGGCCCCAACGTCACCCACCGCTACTGGAACGACCCTCAGACCACCGAATCCCGTTTCACCGGAACCTGGTTCCGCACCGGCAACCACGTCAGCATCGACACCGACGGCCTGGTCCACCGAGCCGACTGA
- a CDS encoding tyrosine-protein phosphatase — protein sequence MTAARPDQYLLSGSFNYRDVGGLHTSSGSRLRSGVLMRSAHLCRLDCTGKDRLRGVGVATVHDLRGPDEIRYLGADVLPPGVELELSPFDSGIGRKPPHEVVYNDGWTEMLQVYRSFPTMPEAGVAITRIAESIVRGDGAVLVHCAAGKDRTGWAIATLLRAVGIAESEVLEDFLRSNDAVDALRADVELNSGGRAVLPPEVLGVSPEYLGAGTDSMQRVYGDLEGYLASIGLHDELRNELKQRLLD from the coding sequence GTGACAGCCGCGCGACCCGACCAGTACCTGCTCTCCGGTTCCTTCAACTACCGCGATGTCGGCGGCTTGCACACCTCGAGTGGTAGCCGACTGCGCAGCGGGGTGCTGATGCGGTCGGCGCATCTGTGCCGGCTCGACTGCACGGGCAAGGATCGCCTGCGGGGCGTCGGCGTGGCGACGGTCCACGATCTGCGCGGACCGGACGAAATCCGATACCTCGGAGCCGATGTGCTACCGCCGGGCGTGGAACTCGAGCTGTCGCCGTTCGATTCGGGGATCGGTCGCAAGCCGCCGCACGAGGTGGTGTACAACGACGGCTGGACGGAGATGCTGCAGGTGTACCGCAGCTTCCCCACCATGCCCGAGGCGGGAGTGGCGATCACCCGGATCGCGGAGTCGATCGTGCGCGGCGACGGCGCGGTGCTGGTGCACTGCGCGGCGGGCAAGGACCGCACCGGCTGGGCCATCGCGACCCTGCTGCGCGCGGTCGGCATCGCGGAATCGGAAGTGCTGGAAGACTTTCTGCGCAGCAACGACGCCGTCGACGCCCTGCGCGCCGACGTGGAGCTGAATTCCGGTGGGCGCGCGGTCCTTCCCCCCGAGGTCCTCGGGGTCAGCCCCGAATATCTCGGCGCGGGCACGGATTCCATGCAGCGGGTGTACGGCGACCTCGAGGGCTACCTCGCGAGCATCGGGCTTCATGACGAGTTGCGCAACGAGTTGAAGCAGCGGCTGCTGGACTGA
- a CDS encoding TetR family transcriptional regulator has product MIEARPHPAVVGAVEQAAAALDYGGTRALRVLLHAGVSALWPAIKAAPERQVRTYESTIAALRRRWDRRTGTECVADPDVSAVFHDLDADVAAFLKLCAERSHTEWLEPIEAVAAYSVAVMQGTVLRWLADCDDETTLVVLDDLVSSLSTKAVER; this is encoded by the coding sequence ATGATCGAGGCCAGACCGCACCCGGCAGTGGTGGGGGCGGTCGAGCAGGCAGCGGCCGCGCTCGATTACGGCGGTACGCGAGCCCTGCGGGTCCTGCTGCACGCCGGGGTCAGCGCGCTGTGGCCGGCCATCAAGGCCGCGCCCGAGCGGCAGGTCCGCACCTACGAATCGACCATCGCGGCGCTGCGTCGCCGCTGGGATCGGCGGACCGGGACCGAATGCGTGGCCGATCCGGACGTCTCGGCCGTATTCCACGATCTGGACGCCGACGTCGCCGCGTTCTTGAAGTTGTGCGCCGAGCGCTCGCACACCGAGTGGCTGGAGCCGATCGAGGCGGTCGCGGCCTACTCGGTGGCGGTGATGCAGGGGACCGTGCTGCGCTGGCTGGCCGATTGCGATGACGAGACCACGCTGGTCGTGCTGGACGACCTGGTCTCGAGCCTGTCCACCAAGGCGGTGGAGCGTTAG
- a CDS encoding amino acid deaminase/aldolase has product MSPIAGLHAATADLDPPLAALDLAALRANAADLVRRARGVPIRVASKSVRCRAVLEEVLGADLTAAGGFAGIMSYSLPEAIWLVRQGARDVLLGYPSVHRAALAELGGDDTLRESITLMVDDVAQLDLLETAVGSDRVRPRVCLDVDASLRIGPLHLGVRRSPLRSPEQAAELARVATERGFEVVGVMTYEAQIAGLPDTNPAVRLVKRASAAEIGRRRGQVLDAVRSVVGELRIVNSGGSGSVEVSVSAPEVTEVTAGSGLYVPTLFDGYRSFTPRPALFFALPVLRRPARGIVTAFAGGYIASGPAGWSRVPKPVWPTGLQLIRTEGTGEVQTPLTGAKELEIGDRVWFRHAKAGELCERFNELHLVDPDGTRTTVPTYRGEGRNFG; this is encoded by the coding sequence GTGTCGCCGATCGCCGGTCTGCACGCGGCCACCGCGGATCTCGATCCGCCGCTCGCCGCGCTCGACCTGGCTGCCCTGCGTGCCAATGCCGCCGACCTGGTCCGCCGTGCCCGCGGTGTGCCGATCCGGGTGGCGAGCAAATCCGTGCGCTGCCGCGCCGTGCTCGAGGAGGTCCTCGGCGCCGATCTCACCGCCGCCGGCGGCTTCGCGGGCATCATGTCCTACTCCCTGCCGGAGGCGATCTGGCTGGTGCGCCAGGGCGCGCGCGACGTGCTGCTCGGCTATCCCAGCGTGCACCGCGCGGCGCTGGCCGAGCTCGGCGGCGACGACACCCTGCGCGAGTCGATCACGCTCATGGTCGACGATGTCGCGCAGTTGGATCTGCTCGAGACCGCCGTCGGCAGCGACCGGGTGCGGCCGCGGGTGTGCCTGGACGTGGATGCGTCGCTGCGCATCGGACCGCTGCATCTGGGCGTGCGCCGGTCGCCGCTGCGCTCGCCGGAGCAGGCCGCGGAGCTGGCCCGGGTCGCGACCGAGCGTGGCTTCGAGGTGGTCGGCGTGATGACCTACGAGGCGCAGATCGCCGGTCTGCCGGACACGAATCCCGCGGTGCGCCTGGTGAAACGGGCCTCGGCGGCGGAGATCGGCAGGCGCCGCGGGCAGGTGCTGGACGCGGTGCGGTCGGTGGTCGGCGAATTGCGGATCGTCAATTCCGGTGGCAGCGGTTCGGTCGAGGTCAGCGTGTCCGCGCCCGAGGTCACCGAGGTCACCGCGGGCTCGGGCCTGTACGTGCCCACGCTGTTCGACGGCTACCGCTCCTTCACCCCCCGCCCCGCCCTGTTCTTCGCCCTGCCGGTGCTGCGCCGCCCCGCGCGGGGAATCGTCACCGCCTTCGCGGGCGGCTACATCGCCTCCGGCCCGGCCGGTTGGTCCCGGGTCCCGAAGCCGGTGTGGCCCACGGGGTTACAGCTGATCCGTACCGAAGGCACGGGCGAGGTACAGACCCCACTGACCGGCGCGAAGGAACTCGAGATCGGCGACCGAGTGTGGTTCCGGCACGCCAAAGCCGGTGAATTGTGCGAGCGCTTCAACGAGCTTCACCTGGTCGACCCCGACGGCACCCGCACCACCGTGCCGACGTACCGCGGCGAGGGGCGAAACTTCGGGTAG